A window of Rhodothermales bacterium genomic DNA:
GCAATCGCGCCGGGTTACGACCCAGACGCTCCAGGAAATGCGTGTCCAGAACATCCCGATCGCGATGCTCACGGCGTACGACTTCACGTTCGCCCGCATCCTGGATCAGGCCGGCGTGGATGTGCTGCTGGTCGGGGACTCGGCTTCCAATGTGATGGCCGGCCACGAAACTACGCTGCCGATCACACTGGATCAGATGATCTATCATGCCCAGTGTGTCGTGCGTGGTGTTGAACGGGTGCTGGTGGTGGTCGATCTACCGTTTGGCTCCTATCAGGGCAATACAAAAGTCGCCCTCCAATCCGCGATCCGGGTGATGAAGGAGTCCGGCGGCCACGCGATCAAGCTGGAGGGCGGCGCCCCTGTCGCCTCGATGATTCGTCGCATCATCAACGCCGGCATCCCGGTGATGGGCCATCTGGGGCTCACCCCGCAGAGTATCTACCAGTTTGGCACCTACAAGGCACGCGCTCGGGACAACGAGGAAGCAGACCGGTTGCGTGACGACGCCCTGCTCCTACAAGATGCCGGCTGCTTCGCCATCGTGCTCGAAAAAATCCCGGCCGGCCTTGCCGCCGAAGTCACGGAATCCCTGCGCATCCCGACGATCGGCATCGGCGCCGGCGCCCGGTGCAGCGGCCAGGTGCTGGTAATGCACGACATGCTGGGCCTGTCTACCGACTTTAACCCACGCTTCGTCCGCCGCTATGCGGAGCTGGGCGGGGTGGTCACCGACGCGGTTCGGGCCTATGTGGATGACGTCCGCGGCCGGCAGTTTCCGGATGCGTCGGAGAGTTATTGATTGGTTGTCAAGGTGCTGGTTGGCAAGTTGCAGGATTGCATGTTAGCAGGGAAGCGATGAAGAATGAGCCACTGATATTAATCACGAACGATGACGGGATCGATGCGCATGGGATCCGGATGTTGGCTGGCGCCATGCGGGGGCTCGGGACGTTGTACGTGGTGGCGCCGCGGGAGGAGCAGAGTGGGGTGTCGCACGCGATCACGATCCGGCAGCCGGTGCGTATCATCAAGCGGGACTATGTGATCGAGGGCGAGACGATCGAGGCGTATGCCGTGACGGGGACGCCGGCGGATTGTGTCAAGATGGCCATCGATCACATCCTGCCCCGGAGGCCAGACCTCGTCGTGAGCGGCATCAACCAGGGGCCTAACGCGGCGGTCAACATTCTGTACTCCGGCACGGTGAGCGCAGCCCTCGAGGCGTCGGTCCTCGGATTGGATGCGATTGCGTTTTCGCTTAATGCGTGGACGGGCGGTCGTTTCGAGCCGGCTGCCCGATATGCCCGCCGCATCGCTGAAACGACGCTGCTCAAGAAGCTGCCGCCGGGCATCCTGCTAAATGTCAACGTCCCGGATCTGCCGTACGACGAGATCAAAGGCATCACGATCACCTCTCAGGCAAAATCGCGCTGGGAGGCGTCGTTTGTGGAGCACCGCGACCCGTTCGACCGCCCGTATTACTGGATTGCCGGCAACTTCGTCAACCTAGACACCGGCGATCACACGGACCTCGCGGCGCTCGAAGCCGGCTACGTGTCCGTCACGCCTGTCCATTCGGACCTCACCGCCCACGCCTTTGTCGAACACATGAAGGCGTGGAAACTGTAGCGAAGCGCCTCATGCGCGTTTTTTAATCCCGAACATCAACTCCAATCGTCATGATTCCACGGTTTACGGCGCTGCTCGGCTGCATTTTCCTTTTTGGATCGCTGACGGCCCTGGCGCAGGACACCAGTAGCCACAAACAGGCCGCGATCGAGTTGCTGGAGGTAAGCCGGGCCGAGCAGAACATCCTCGACACGATCGACATGATGCTGCAAGTTCAGCTCGAACAAAACCCGATGATGGCGCAATTCGAGGACATCCTGCGCGATTACATCTCGACCCACATGGCCTGGTCCGGACTGGAGGACGAATACGCGCAGATCTACATGGACGCGTTTTCGGAGCAGGAGTTGAGAGACATTACTACCTATTATCGCACGGAAACTGGACAGAAAGCGGCCAGCTTGATGCCGTCGCTGATGCAGCAGGGGGCG
This region includes:
- the surE gene encoding 5'/3'-nucleotidase SurE, with protein sequence MKNEPLILITNDDGIDAHGIRMLAGAMRGLGTLYVVAPREEQSGVSHAITIRQPVRIIKRDYVIEGETIEAYAVTGTPADCVKMAIDHILPRRPDLVVSGINQGPNAAVNILYSGTVSAALEASVLGLDAIAFSLNAWTGGRFEPAARYARRIAETTLLKKLPPGILLNVNVPDLPYDEIKGITITSQAKSRWEASFVEHRDPFDRPYYWIAGNFVNLDTGDHTDLAALEAGYVSVTPVHSDLTAHAFVEHMKAWKL
- the panB gene encoding 3-methyl-2-oxobutanoate hydroxymethyltransferase, producing the protein MSTETATLQNLQSRRVTTQTLQEMRVQNIPIAMLTAYDFTFARILDQAGVDVLLVGDSASNVMAGHETTLPITLDQMIYHAQCVVRGVERVLVVVDLPFGSYQGNTKVALQSAIRVMKESGGHAIKLEGGAPVASMIRRIINAGIPVMGHLGLTPQSIYQFGTYKARARDNEEADRLRDDALLLQDAGCFAIVLEKIPAGLAAEVTESLRIPTIGIGAGARCSGQVLVMHDMLGLSTDFNPRFVRRYAELGGVVTDAVRAYVDDVRGRQFPDASESY